Proteins from a genomic interval of Stenotrophomonas maltophilia R551-3:
- a CDS encoding SDR family NAD(P)-dependent oxidoreductase, translated as MKLMIIGASRGLGRAFVEGLCGPGDTVIGVSRTRPRDIACPEGVTLQWIEADLSQPTVAADHIAAQAPADIDVLIHNLGIWEDRAFSDAYDFLDESDAALTQLVDVNISATLVLLQRLLPRVLTSPRPQLVLTGSTSALPRSGRPEVAFGASKFALNGIADALREGFRDRRLAVTSLQLGYLNTDDALSVPVSEAATRGEGELVPVHDVVTMVRALLQLSPSGFVRELVLPAIADPRY; from the coding sequence ATGAAGTTGATGATCATCGGCGCCAGCCGGGGCCTGGGGCGCGCGTTCGTGGAAGGCCTGTGCGGCCCAGGTGACACCGTCATCGGTGTCTCGCGTACCCGCCCACGCGACATCGCCTGCCCCGAAGGCGTCACCCTGCAATGGATCGAAGCAGACCTGTCCCAGCCGACCGTGGCTGCCGACCACATCGCGGCGCAGGCACCGGCCGATATCGATGTGCTGATCCACAACCTGGGCATCTGGGAAGACAGGGCCTTCAGCGACGCGTACGACTTCCTCGATGAAAGTGATGCGGCGCTCACGCAGCTGGTCGACGTCAACATCAGCGCGACCCTGGTGCTGCTGCAGCGCCTGTTGCCCCGCGTGCTGACCTCGCCGCGTCCGCAGCTGGTGCTGACCGGCTCGACCTCCGCGCTGCCGCGCAGTGGCCGCCCGGAAGTGGCATTCGGCGCCTCCAAGTTCGCCCTCAACGGTATTGCCGATGCGTTGCGCGAAGGCTTCCGCGACCGTCGGCTGGCGGTGACCAGCTTGCAGCTGGGGTATCTCAATACCGACGATGCGCTTTCGGTGCCGGTATCCGAAGCCGCCACACGCGGTGAAGGCGAGCTGGTGCCGGTGCATGACGTGGTGACGATGGTGCGGGCGCTGCTGCAGCTGTCACCGTCCGGCTTCGTGCGCGAGCTGGTACTGCCGGCCATCGCCGACCCGCGCTACTGA